One Mycobacterium sp. SMC-4 DNA window includes the following coding sequences:
- a CDS encoding alpha/beta hydrolase, protein MSFTSHLSTAHTEIVLRAPHGGTLAPVETVWFTAGDGFTLNFKHLSRAPGTPDLGPVMLVHGSGVRANLFCSPSIITLPAMLAAAGFDVWMLNWRASIDLEPSQYTFDDAAVHDFPAAVAEITRRTGHDKVKAVVHCQGSHAFMMSITAGLLPDVTRVVANSTALHPRVRRAAMVKLPLALWTFGNLTDYFNPQYGLYAPRVLPKVMDWMVRAFHHECRNAVCKHSSFVYGFGFPTMWDHDNLDDATHDWIKGEFAHVPVSLFRQTRDCLVAGHLVTARNYPQLPHRLGVDAPKTDAVFTLITGTQNRTFHPSGMQRSFAYLDRHTPDKHRFHTFSGYGHLDIFLGQYAAHDVFPHILGWLRD, encoded by the coding sequence ATGTCCTTCACCTCGCACCTGAGCACCGCGCATACCGAGATAGTGCTGCGCGCACCGCACGGTGGCACGCTCGCGCCGGTCGAGACGGTGTGGTTCACCGCCGGTGACGGTTTCACGCTGAATTTCAAGCATCTTTCGCGCGCGCCCGGCACACCGGACCTGGGGCCCGTGATGCTCGTGCACGGCTCTGGTGTGCGCGCCAACCTGTTCTGTTCACCGAGCATCATCACGCTGCCGGCGATGCTCGCCGCTGCCGGGTTTGACGTGTGGATGCTCAACTGGCGGGCCAGCATCGATCTGGAACCGTCGCAGTACACCTTCGATGATGCTGCGGTCCATGACTTTCCCGCTGCCGTCGCCGAGATCACCCGCCGCACGGGCCACGACAAGGTCAAAGCAGTCGTGCACTGTCAGGGATCGCACGCTTTCATGATGTCGATCACCGCGGGCCTGCTGCCCGACGTCACCCGGGTGGTCGCGAACTCGACAGCTCTGCACCCCCGGGTTCGGCGCGCCGCCATGGTGAAGCTGCCGCTGGCGTTGTGGACTTTCGGAAACTTGACCGACTACTTCAATCCGCAGTACGGGTTGTACGCCCCGCGGGTACTGCCCAAGGTGATGGACTGGATGGTGCGCGCCTTCCATCACGAGTGCCGCAACGCGGTGTGCAAGCATTCGAGCTTCGTCTACGGGTTCGGTTTCCCGACGATGTGGGACCACGACAACCTCGACGACGCCACCCACGACTGGATCAAGGGCGAGTTCGCTCACGTCCCGGTGAGCCTGTTCCGGCAGACGCGTGACTGTCTGGTGGCCGGTCACCTGGTCACCGCACGCAACTATCCGCAACTGCCGCACCGCCTGGGCGTCGACGCCCCGAAGACCGACGCCGTGTTCACCCTGATCACCGGCACGCAGAACCGCACCTTCCATCCGTCCGGGATGCAGCGCAGCTTCGCCTATCTGGACCGTCACACACCGGACAAACACCGCTTCCACACCTTCAGCGGATACGGCCATCTCGACATCTTCCTAGGCCAGTACGCTGCCCACGACGTATTCCCGCATATCCTCGGATGGCTGCGGGACTGA